From Mucilaginibacter rubeus, a single genomic window includes:
- a CDS encoding cupin domain-containing protein, whose protein sequence is METTRREFLSTASLTAMGAAVLATGIGTLMPEKAKAALSKPGTKGQPKAETELEDFVYDIENGSTGYQGAGGSAKEATVEEFPVSQSIAGVSMYLKPGAFREMHWHSIAAEWAYILDGAVRTTVITPDGTTSTDDFEKGDIWFFPKGHGHMLQCLGDKPCHFLLGFDNGHFSEFGTFSVTDWVSHVSPAIMAKNTGLPTSFFAGLPKKELYIGLGKIAVKPRPKNINPAIPFSNSMHKFSMEKEGIFQEFKGGSVKLVSSLEFPIQNTITSMRMNIEPGAIRELHWHPNADEWQYVMEGKGELSIFGSHGRVKTMPYHKGMVGFIKQGYGHFIENTGTETLKLIILFNSPVYQEISLNDWLNSNPPQLIADHFGMTLEQAASLINHQNGIY, encoded by the coding sequence ATGGAAACTACAAGACGTGAATTTCTTTCGACAGCATCATTAACAGCTATGGGCGCTGCCGTACTTGCAACAGGAATTGGTACACTGATGCCTGAAAAGGCTAAAGCCGCGCTAAGCAAACCGGGGACAAAAGGACAACCCAAAGCCGAAACCGAACTGGAAGATTTTGTTTATGATATAGAAAATGGCAGCACCGGTTACCAGGGAGCAGGTGGTTCGGCCAAAGAAGCAACTGTAGAAGAGTTTCCGGTTTCGCAAAGCATCGCCGGTGTTTCCATGTACCTTAAGCCGGGAGCTTTCCGCGAAATGCACTGGCACTCCATTGCTGCCGAGTGGGCTTATATATTGGACGGAGCGGTAAGAACAACAGTAATTACCCCCGACGGCACCACCTCAACCGATGATTTTGAAAAAGGGGATATTTGGTTTTTCCCCAAAGGCCACGGGCACATGCTGCAGTGTTTGGGCGATAAGCCTTGCCATTTCCTGTTAGGTTTCGATAATGGTCATTTTTCGGAATTCGGCACTTTTAGCGTAACCGATTGGGTGAGCCATGTTTCGCCGGCTATCATGGCTAAAAACACCGGGCTGCCAACCAGCTTTTTTGCAGGCCTGCCTAAAAAGGAGCTTTATATTGGCTTAGGAAAAATCGCGGTGAAACCACGGCCAAAAAATATTAACCCTGCTATTCCGTTCAGCAACTCCATGCATAAATTCAGTATGGAAAAAGAAGGCATTTTTCAGGAATTTAAAGGAGGTTCGGTAAAATTGGTTTCATCGCTGGAGTTCCCGATTCAAAATACCATTACATCTATGCGCATGAATATTGAACCCGGAGCCATACGCGAACTGCACTGGCACCCCAATGCCGATGAATGGCAATATGTAATGGAAGGAAAAGGGGAGTTAAGCATTTTTGGCTCGCATGGCCGGGTAAAAACCATGCCTTATCATAAAGGAATGGTTGGCTTTATTAAACAAGGGTACGGCCACTTCATTGAAAATACCGGAACCGAAACCCTGAAACTGATCATATTATTCAACAGCCCCGTTTACCAGGAAATTTCTCTGAACGATTGGTTAAACTCAAACCCACCGCAATTAATTGCCGACCATTTTGGCATGACACTGGAACAAGCGGCATCGCTCATCAACCACCAGAATGGTATTTATTAA